The following coding sequences are from one Dreissena polymorpha isolate Duluth1 chromosome 8, UMN_Dpol_1.0, whole genome shotgun sequence window:
- the LOC127840582 gene encoding T-cell leukemia homeobox protein 3-like yields the protein MHQGQTQHNGYFLSKATFPVAVVRRIGHPYQNRTPPKRKKPRTSFSRLQILELEKRFHRQKYLASAERSALAKTLKMTDAQVKTRQTAEEREAERQAANRLMMSLQAEASKTVYDIRDPL from the exons ATGCATCAAGGACAAACACAACACAATGGATATTTTCTT AGTAAAGCCACTTTTCCCGTTGCAGTTGTTCGACGAATAGGCCATCCGTACCAGAACCGAACGCCACCGAAGCGCAAGAAACCGCGCACGTCATTTTCCCGCCTCCAGATCCTCGAGCTTGAGAAGCGCTTCCACCGCCAGAAGTACCTGGCGTCGGCGGAGCGCAGCGCCCTCGCCAAGACTCTCAAGATGACGGACGCCCAGGTTAAGAC ACGACAGACGGCAGAAGAGCGGGAAGCGGAACGGCAGGCCGCAAACCGCCTAATGATGTCGCTACAGGCGGAAGCCAGTAAGACGGTTTACGACATCCGAGACCCGTTATGA